A genomic stretch from Antarcticibacterium flavum includes:
- a CDS encoding 1-acyl-sn-glycerol-3-phosphate acyltransferase gives MSNFEDIRFFKDSEVQPALQQYVNHPMIKALLQFTFPEKSYEEIKKIVQECHSIRDFQTKIIYTTVQKVLEKSSEGLSYHGFEKLKRDESYMFISNHRDIILDTSLLNCVLYEQDLIMTASAIGDNLVKKPFLLLLSRINRNFLVQRGLGPREMLKSSQNLSEYIKHLLLEGKRSVWMAQREGRTKDGNDTTQQGVLKMLAMAKGDKTIAEYFSKIKIVPVAISYEFDPTDILKMPEIMAKRMEETYIKSANEDFNSIMKGALGNKGRIHIEAGNPLSQNWFEEIEKQETSVNDFLKAIARNIDEEIHANYKLWPANYIACDLLHNSDEHASHYTDKEKRQFERRLTRRIDCKNALEVNSYLLMYANPVINQERLDENKV, from the coding sequence GTGTCAAATTTTGAAGATATAAGATTCTTTAAGGATAGTGAAGTGCAGCCTGCATTGCAGCAGTACGTCAATCATCCTATGATCAAAGCCTTACTGCAGTTCACTTTTCCTGAAAAATCTTACGAGGAGATCAAGAAAATTGTGCAGGAGTGTCATTCTATAAGGGATTTCCAAACCAAAATTATCTATACCACCGTTCAAAAGGTGCTGGAAAAAAGTTCTGAAGGACTTAGTTACCATGGTTTTGAGAAATTGAAACGGGATGAATCATATATGTTCATTTCCAATCACCGGGATATTATTCTCGATACCAGTTTGCTTAATTGTGTGCTTTACGAACAGGACCTTATCATGACAGCTTCAGCTATTGGGGATAACCTGGTTAAAAAGCCCTTTCTGTTATTGTTGTCAAGGATAAACAGGAATTTCCTTGTTCAGCGTGGCCTGGGACCCAGGGAAATGCTGAAGAGCTCTCAAAATCTTTCAGAATATATTAAACATTTGCTCCTGGAAGGAAAGCGGTCGGTGTGGATGGCGCAGCGCGAAGGGCGTACAAAGGATGGAAATGATACTACCCAACAAGGTGTTTTGAAGATGCTTGCGATGGCAAAGGGCGATAAGACCATTGCCGAATATTTTTCAAAAATCAAGATCGTGCCCGTTGCGATTTCCTATGAGTTTGATCCTACAGATATACTCAAGATGCCAGAGATCATGGCAAAAAGAATGGAGGAAACATACATAAAATCTGCCAATGAGGATTTTAACTCCATTATGAAAGGGGCGTTGGGTAATAAAGGTAGGATACATATAGAAGCAGGTAACCCCTTATCTCAAAACTGGTTTGAGGAAATTGAGAAACAGGAAACTTCAGTCAATGATTTTCTTAAGGCTATTGCACGCAATATAGATGAGGAGATACATGCCAATTATAAACTTTGGCCTGCCAATTACATTGCCTGTGACTTATTGCACAACAGTGATGAGCACGCTTCACATTATACCGATAAGGAAAAAAGACAGTTCGAAAGGCGGTTAACCAGGCGCATAGATTGTAAAAATGCCCTGGAAGTGAACAGTTATCTATTAATGTATGCCAATCCCGTTATAAACCAGGAGCGCCTTGATGAAAACAAAGTCTAA
- a CDS encoding asparaginase, translating into MKTKSNILLIYTGGTIGMIKDFETGALKAFNFSELLQNIPELKLLEHNIDTISFKEPIDSSNMNPGYWTQIAKIIEERFENYDGFVVLHGSDTMSYTAAALSFMFENLTKPIIFTGSQLPIGDLRTDAKENLITSIQIAGLQKQGRPVISEVCLYFEYKLYRGNRTTKINAEHFQAFSSPNYPALVESGVFLSVNHGALWKTNRRKRTILHTDFKDDVLILKMFPGINEQTVDHILSRKRLKGVVLETYGSGNAPTADWFIKVLKKHISRGLLVVNVTQCTAGSVSMGQYETSTQLKKLGVVSGKDITTEAAVAKLMYLLGKDLSPKVFKTIFETSLRGEML; encoded by the coding sequence ATGAAAACAAAGTCTAATATCTTACTTATTTATACCGGTGGTACAATTGGTATGATCAAAGATTTTGAGACCGGTGCTTTAAAGGCTTTTAATTTTAGCGAGCTGCTTCAAAATATCCCTGAATTAAAACTCCTGGAGCATAATATAGACACTATAAGTTTCAAGGAGCCAATAGATTCTTCAAACATGAATCCCGGCTACTGGACCCAAATAGCCAAGATCATTGAGGAACGCTTTGAGAATTATGATGGGTTTGTAGTGCTTCATGGAAGTGATACCATGTCTTATACGGCAGCTGCATTAAGCTTCATGTTTGAAAACCTTACAAAGCCTATAATTTTTACAGGTTCCCAGCTGCCCATTGGGGATCTAAGGACCGATGCCAAGGAAAATCTTATTACAAGTATACAAATAGCGGGGTTACAAAAACAGGGTAGGCCCGTAATATCTGAGGTTTGTCTTTATTTTGAGTATAAGCTGTACAGGGGCAACCGCACAACTAAGATCAATGCCGAACATTTCCAGGCTTTTTCATCTCCTAATTATCCTGCCCTTGTAGAATCTGGTGTCTTCCTTTCTGTGAATCACGGTGCTTTATGGAAGACCAATAGGAGGAAAAGAACCATCCTTCATACAGATTTTAAAGACGATGTCCTTATTTTGAAGATGTTTCCCGGTATCAATGAGCAAACCGTGGACCACATTCTTTCAAGAAAAAGGCTAAAAGGGGTGGTGCTGGAAACTTATGGGAGCGGGAATGCACCCACGGCAGATTGGTTTATAAAAGTATTGAAAAAGCACATTTCCCGTGGCCTTTTAGTTGTAAATGTAACCCAATGTACCGCCGGTAGTGTGTCGATGGGGCAATATGAAACCAGTACACAGCTAAAAAAACTGGGTGTTGTATCAGGAAAAGACATCACAACAGAGGCTGCAGTGGCAAAATTAATGTATCTTTTGGGAAAGGATTTATCTCCTAAAGTGTTCAAAACCATCTTTGAGACTTCGCTGCGTGGGGAAATGTTGTAA
- a CDS encoding MotA/TolQ/ExbB proton channel family protein gives MKRLFSTLVIASIMLFGAAQVNAANYVTAQPDNIVNFIQDEEAALDIDEEESVGFHQELKRRFIEGGPGFMGIVLLCLILGLAIAIERIIFLNLSTTNTRKLAQDVEDALNSGGVEAAKEVCRNTRGPVASIYYQGLDRADESIEAAEKAVVAYGGVQMGQLEKNVSWVSLFIALAPMLGFMGTVIGMIQAFDRIEAAGDMQPSLVAGGIKVALLTTVFGLIVAIILQIFYNYIIAKIDSIVNDMEDASILLIDMLVDYKNRKRI, from the coding sequence ATGAAAAGATTATTTTCAACTTTGGTAATCGCTTCGATTATGTTATTTGGAGCAGCACAGGTAAATGCTGCAAATTACGTGACTGCACAGCCAGATAACATCGTGAATTTTATTCAGGATGAAGAAGCAGCCCTCGATATAGACGAGGAAGAATCCGTTGGTTTTCACCAGGAATTAAAAAGACGGTTTATTGAGGGTGGACCCGGCTTTATGGGGATCGTACTTCTTTGTTTAATTCTAGGTTTGGCAATTGCCATTGAGAGGATCATCTTTTTAAACCTTTCTACTACAAACACAAGAAAACTTGCTCAGGATGTAGAAGACGCTCTAAATAGTGGTGGTGTTGAAGCTGCTAAAGAAGTTTGTCGTAACACAAGAGGTCCTGTTGCTTCTATTTATTACCAGGGTCTTGACCGTGCAGATGAGAGCATCGAGGCAGCAGAGAAAGCTGTTGTTGCTTACGGTGGTGTTCAAATGGGACAACTTGAAAAGAACGTTTCCTGGGTATCTCTATTTATCGCTCTTGCTCCTATGCTTGGGTTCATGGGTACAGTAATTGGTATGATCCAGGCCTTTGATAGAATTGAGGCTGCTGGAGATATGCAACCTTCCCTTGTAGCAGGTGGTATTAAAGTAGCACTTCTTACAACTGTATTTGGTCTTATTGTTGCTATTATTCTTCAAATATTTTATAACTACATTATCGCTAAGATAGATAGCATTGTGAATGATATGGAAGATGCTTCCATCCTTCTTATCGACATGCTTGTTGACTATAAAAACAGAAAAAGAATCTAA
- a CDS encoding ExbD/TolR family protein gives MARRSSPEINAGSMADIAFLLLIFFLVTTTMETDMGISRKLPPIPEDNVEPPVIKQKNIFTVIVSRDNELLVEDELMELSELRQAAVEFLDNGGGFGEEACDYCQGIRDPQSSDNPEKAIISLVNDRRTEYRTYISVQNELVAAYNQLRNREAQRLYGTSFTQMEANYNSPNFRGDKETLKERIDIIKEMYPQKLSEAEPTS, from the coding sequence ATGGCTAGAAGATCATCACCAGAAATCAATGCGGGTTCGATGGCAGATATTGCCTTCCTTCTCCTTATTTTCTTTCTGGTTACAACAACGATGGAGACGGATATGGGGATTAGCCGAAAGCTGCCTCCTATCCCGGAGGACAATGTGGAGCCGCCTGTAATTAAGCAAAAGAACATTTTTACGGTAATTGTAAGTCGTGATAATGAATTGCTTGTAGAGGATGAGCTTATGGAACTTAGTGAACTTCGCCAGGCGGCGGTAGAGTTTCTTGATAATGGTGGTGGTTTTGGCGAGGAAGCCTGCGATTATTGCCAGGGAATTCGTGACCCACAATCATCAGATAATCCTGAGAAAGCTATTATATCCCTGGTGAATGACAGAAGGACCGAGTATAGAACGTATATCTCTGTTCAAAATGAGTTGGTTGCAGCCTATAATCAATTAAGAAATCGTGAAGCTCAAAGGTTGTATGGAACTTCTTTCACACAGATGGAAGCAAATTACAACAGCCCTAATTTTAGAGGGGATAAGGAGACACTTAAGGAGCGTATCGATATTATTAAGGAGATGTATCCTCAAAAATTATCTGAAGCAGAACCAACAAGCTAG
- a CDS encoding ExbD/TolR family protein codes for MSKFKKKKDGGLPAVNTASLPDIVFMLLFFFMVATVMRQNTLMVQNQLPFADQVEKLDKKDLVMYIYAGKPNPRYQQRFGTEARIQLNDKFADVSEVQQFIYSERESKREELVPYLTTALKVDVETNMGLVSDIKQELRKAEALKINYTTLTGDVQKN; via the coding sequence ATGTCTAAATTTAAAAAGAAAAAAGATGGAGGACTTCCGGCTGTAAACACAGCGTCGCTGCCGGATATCGTTTTCATGCTGCTTTTCTTCTTTATGGTTGCCACGGTAATGCGTCAAAATACATTGATGGTGCAAAATCAATTACCGTTCGCAGACCAGGTTGAGAAGCTGGATAAAAAGGATTTGGTAATGTATATCTATGCAGGTAAGCCCAATCCAAGATATCAACAGCGATTTGGTACAGAGGCCCGTATACAGTTAAACGATAAGTTTGCTGACGTGAGTGAAGTACAACAGTTCATCTATTCTGAAAGAGAATCAAAGCGTGAAGAGCTGGTTCCATACTTGACTACAGCCTTAAAGGTTGATGTTGAAACCAATATGGGTCTTGTTTCTGATATTAAGCAGGAGCTAAGAAAGGCTGAAGCGCTTAAGATCAACTACACCACTTTAACCGGTGACGTGCAGAAGAATTAA
- a CDS encoding porin family protein, with protein sequence MKYWFLFLCSIFLAGEAIAQEPVNIAPTVIDSSYREDQIYIGLTFHVLGALPGEVSQQGLSGGFHAGFIRDFPINKRRNIAIGTGLGWSINTYGHELFVGQETGGATIFRDLNAQDVIYETNRFSTQLVEAPIEFRWRTSTPETYRFWRIYTGVRLGYIYNFKSNFKQEGNRVIQRDLPELERFRIGTTFTFGYNTFNFHVYYSLNSFFRDAQLPDGTAVDVTTFKLGLMFYIL encoded by the coding sequence ATGAAATACTGGTTCCTGTTTTTATGTAGTATATTCCTGGCTGGTGAGGCCATTGCGCAGGAGCCTGTTAATATCGCGCCTACAGTTATAGACAGTTCATACAGAGAGGACCAGATATATATAGGCCTTACCTTTCATGTTTTGGGTGCTCTCCCTGGTGAGGTGTCACAGCAAGGACTATCGGGAGGGTTTCACGCTGGTTTTATCAGGGATTTTCCTATCAATAAACGAAGGAATATTGCCATTGGTACCGGCCTGGGGTGGTCAATCAATACTTATGGCCACGAGTTGTTCGTAGGGCAGGAAACAGGGGGGGCTACTATTTTCAGAGATCTTAATGCCCAGGATGTGATCTATGAAACCAACAGGTTTTCCACGCAATTGGTTGAAGCTCCTATTGAATTTCGATGGAGGACTTCCACACCTGAAACCTACAGATTCTGGAGAATATATACCGGTGTACGATTAGGTTATATTTATAACTTTAAATCCAATTTCAAACAGGAAGGCAACCGGGTGATCCAGCGCGACCTCCCGGAACTCGAGCGTTTTCGCATTGGTACTACTTTTACTTTTGGATATAATACCTTTAACTTTCATGTCTACTACAGCCTTAATTCTTTCTTCAGGGATGCTCAACTACCAGACGGGACTGCTGTAGATGTCACGACATTTAAGTTGGGACTTATGTTCTACATCCTTTAA
- the rpoN gene encoding RNA polymerase factor sigma-54, translating to MLKQQLNFKLSQKLSPQQIQLMKLIQLPTQAFEQRIKQELEENPALEDGKEDIEGDFDDEFSNSEYEDDDYGNETIESDIDVDEYLSDDEIPSYRLQANNYSADDEDRQVPYASGTSFSQYLKSQLSTFRLSETEKEIADFLVGSVDESGYIRRSVQDIVDDLAFTQNVYTDEEAVEKVLKQVQELDPAGVGARNLQECLLIQLHRKEPKKDVSLAIDLLEKSFDHFSKKHYSKLLSRHDISEDELRDAIDVIEHLNPKPGGTFAGNIRLVEHVIPDFTIKIVDGELELSLNGRNAPEMHISNDYNNMLKGYKESKEKTKAQKDAVMFIKQKLDSAKWFIEAIKQRQQTLMVTMSSIMNYQKEYFLTGDERNLRPMILKDIADEIGMDVSTVSRVANSKYVDTPYGTKLIKEFFSESMKNDQGEDVSTREIKKILEMSIEDEDKRKPLTDEKLAKLLKEKGYPIARRTVAKYREQLDIPVARMRKEI from the coding sequence ATGCTAAAACAGCAATTAAATTTTAAATTATCACAGAAGCTATCCCCTCAACAAATCCAGTTGATGAAGCTTATACAATTGCCTACCCAGGCTTTTGAACAGCGCATCAAACAGGAACTTGAGGAGAACCCTGCGCTGGAAGATGGAAAGGAAGATATTGAAGGGGATTTTGATGATGAATTTTCCAACAGCGAGTATGAAGATGATGACTATGGAAATGAAACCATAGAGAGTGATATAGATGTTGATGAGTACCTTAGTGATGATGAGATCCCAAGTTACAGGCTGCAGGCAAATAATTATAGTGCAGATGATGAGGACAGGCAGGTACCATATGCCTCCGGGACCTCATTTTCCCAATACTTAAAATCACAATTAAGCACCTTCAGGTTAAGCGAGACCGAGAAGGAGATTGCAGATTTCCTGGTAGGAAGTGTAGATGAAAGCGGTTATATACGCAGGAGTGTGCAGGATATTGTAGATGACCTCGCCTTCACCCAAAATGTTTACACAGATGAGGAAGCTGTTGAAAAAGTCCTGAAACAGGTTCAGGAACTCGACCCGGCAGGGGTTGGAGCCAGAAACCTTCAGGAATGCCTGCTCATCCAACTTCACAGGAAGGAGCCTAAAAAAGATGTTTCCCTGGCCATAGACCTGCTTGAAAAGTCTTTTGACCACTTCAGCAAAAAACATTATTCCAAATTACTTTCACGCCACGATATTAGTGAAGATGAATTGAGGGATGCTATAGATGTAATTGAACATCTAAACCCAAAACCGGGCGGCACCTTTGCCGGTAATATACGTCTTGTAGAACATGTGATCCCAGATTTTACCATAAAGATCGTAGACGGGGAATTGGAACTTAGCCTGAACGGCAGGAACGCTCCAGAAATGCATATCTCCAATGATTACAATAACATGCTCAAGGGTTACAAAGAGTCAAAAGAAAAGACCAAAGCGCAGAAGGATGCGGTGATGTTCATTAAGCAGAAGCTGGACTCGGCAAAATGGTTTATTGAAGCTATCAAACAGCGCCAACAAACTCTTATGGTGACTATGAGTTCCATCATGAATTACCAGAAGGAATATTTTCTCACAGGAGATGAGCGTAATTTAAGGCCTATGATCCTTAAAGATATAGCCGATGAAATTGGCATGGATGTCTCTACCGTTTCCAGGGTGGCCAACAGTAAATATGTAGATACTCCCTACGGCACTAAACTTATAAAGGAATTTTTCTCTGAATCCATGAAGAATGACCAGGGGGAAGATGTATCTACAAGGGAGATAAAAAAGATCCTTGAAATGTCTATTGAAGATGAGGATAAACGAAAACCCCTTACAGACGAGAAACTGGCGAAATTATTAAAGGAAAAGGGTTATCCAATTGCAAGGCGTACCGTTGCCAAATACCGGGAACAGCTGGACATTCCTGTGGCCCGAATGAGAAAAGAGATCTAA
- a CDS encoding RluA family pseudouridine synthase → MDILETHIVPAISENIRLQEYAHLVFKSLPTRTAVKKAIKREEILIDNKIAATGDWIKEGQTIFLLKQRTAFKKSFELKLEVIFEDEFMAVINKPAGIPTSGNYFRTVENALPINLSPSSQIDTLPRPMPVHRLDNPTSGMLIVAKTRGAHTNLSKDLELRKIKKTYLALVEGHFSGTAVYTNLLDEKPAETLVELLEHFEKSGKDFSLVQAYPATGRTHQIRRHLSMNGFPIVGDGDYGNPQANPALKGMYLAATGLRFEHPVMGEPVSLCLDRPLKFRKL, encoded by the coding sequence TTGGATATTTTAGAAACGCATATAGTCCCTGCAATCTCAGAAAATATAAGATTGCAGGAATATGCGCATCTGGTATTCAAATCCCTCCCTACCAGAACTGCTGTCAAAAAGGCCATCAAAAGAGAGGAAATCCTCATTGACAATAAAATTGCCGCTACAGGAGACTGGATCAAAGAAGGCCAAACCATTTTCCTTCTAAAACAAAGAACCGCATTTAAAAAGTCCTTTGAACTTAAACTGGAGGTCATTTTTGAAGATGAGTTTATGGCGGTGATCAATAAACCTGCAGGTATACCTACCAGCGGAAATTATTTCAGGACAGTTGAGAATGCCTTACCAATTAATTTATCCCCCTCATCACAAATCGATACCCTGCCCCGGCCCATGCCGGTCCACCGGCTGGATAATCCTACCAGCGGAATGCTTATCGTCGCCAAAACTCGCGGTGCACACACAAACCTCTCCAAAGACCTTGAGCTTAGAAAAATTAAAAAGACCTATCTCGCACTGGTAGAAGGTCATTTTTCGGGTACTGCTGTTTATACCAACCTCCTCGATGAGAAACCCGCAGAGACGTTAGTAGAACTCCTGGAACACTTCGAAAAGTCCGGAAAGGATTTCTCTCTTGTACAGGCGTATCCGGCAACCGGCAGGACCCATCAAATTAGAAGACACCTGTCAATGAACGGCTTTCCAATCGTGGGAGATGGAGATTACGGCAACCCGCAGGCTAATCCCGCTCTTAAAGGAATGTATTTGGCGGCCACAGGGCTTAGATTTGAACATCCCGTTATGGGAGAGCCTGTCTCCCTATGCTTAGACCGCCCGTTGAAATTCAGGAAATTATAG
- the asnS gene encoding asparagine--tRNA ligase — protein sequence MIKAKIAELLNSNQFLQEVEVKGWVRSFRSNRFIAVNDGSTINNMQCVIDFENTKEEVLKRITVGAAIKVVGTLKESLGSQQSVEVEVKSVEILGDANPEEVKLTILSPKRHSLEFLREQAHLRIRTNTFGAVMRVRSKLSFAVHSYFQQNNFHYVHTPIITGSDAEGAGEMFRVTALDIKNPPKNEDGSIDFKKDFFGKETNLTVSGQLEGETYAMGLGQIYTFGPTFRAENSNTSRHLAEFWMIEPEVAFCDLDQNMDLAEDFIKYVVNYALKHCKDDLEFLAARQENEDKTKPKEERSDMSLLDKLKFVTENNFKRVSYTEAIEILKNSKPNKKKKFQYIIEEWGADLQSEHERFLVEKHFKSPVILFDYPANIKAFYMRLNEDGKTVRAMDILFPGIGEIVGGSQREERLEVLKEKMKALDIDEEELWWYLDTRRFGTCVHSGFGLGFERLVQFVTGMTNIRDVIPFPRTPQNAEF from the coding sequence ATGATCAAAGCAAAGATTGCTGAATTATTAAATAGCAACCAGTTTTTACAGGAAGTAGAAGTAAAAGGTTGGGTGCGTTCTTTTCGTAGTAACCGCTTCATTGCGGTAAACGATGGTTCTACTATTAACAACATGCAATGTGTCATTGATTTTGAAAATACAAAGGAAGAGGTCCTTAAACGCATAACAGTAGGAGCCGCGATCAAAGTGGTTGGAACACTTAAAGAAAGCCTGGGCAGCCAGCAAAGTGTAGAGGTTGAGGTGAAAAGCGTGGAGATTCTTGGTGATGCCAATCCTGAGGAGGTAAAATTAACTATTCTTTCCCCAAAACGTCATAGCCTTGAATTCCTGAGGGAACAGGCCCACCTTAGAATACGTACCAACACCTTTGGTGCGGTAATGAGGGTAAGAAGCAAACTTTCTTTTGCTGTTCACAGCTATTTCCAGCAGAATAATTTTCATTATGTACACACCCCAATCATTACTGGCAGTGATGCTGAAGGCGCAGGGGAAATGTTTAGGGTTACTGCACTGGATATAAAAAACCCACCAAAGAATGAGGATGGAAGCATTGACTTTAAAAAGGATTTCTTCGGAAAAGAGACCAATTTGACCGTTTCAGGACAGCTGGAAGGGGAAACATATGCTATGGGCCTTGGACAGATATACACCTTTGGACCCACTTTTAGAGCTGAAAATTCCAATACCTCCCGCCACCTGGCAGAATTCTGGATGATTGAGCCCGAAGTAGCTTTTTGCGATCTGGACCAGAACATGGACCTTGCTGAGGATTTTATAAAATACGTGGTAAATTATGCTTTGAAGCATTGCAAGGATGATCTTGAATTCCTTGCTGCCCGCCAGGAGAATGAAGATAAGACCAAACCCAAGGAGGAACGCAGCGATATGAGCCTTCTGGATAAGCTTAAATTTGTTACAGAAAACAATTTCAAAAGGGTAAGCTATACTGAAGCTATTGAGATCCTGAAAAACTCCAAACCGAACAAAAAGAAGAAGTTCCAGTATATCATTGAAGAATGGGGAGCCGACCTACAAAGTGAACATGAGAGATTCCTGGTGGAGAAGCACTTTAAAAGCCCTGTGATCCTTTTTGATTATCCTGCCAATATCAAGGCGTTTTACATGCGCCTTAACGAGGATGGAAAAACAGTTCGCGCAATGGACATCCTGTTCCCGGGGATAGGTGAAATAGTAGGAGGTTCTCAAAGAGAGGAACGTCTTGAAGTCCTGAAGGAGAAAATGAAGGCCCTGGATATAGATGAGGAAGAGCTGTGGTGGTACCTTGATACCAGGAGATTTGGAACTTGCGTGCACAGTGGTTTTGGATTAGGTTTTGAGCGCCTTGTGCAGTTCGTAACAGGAATGACAAACATTCGTGATGTAATACCTTTTCCCCGCACCCCGCAGAATGCTGAATTTTAA